In Mauremys reevesii isolate NIE-2019 unplaced genomic scaffold, ASM1616193v1 Contig62, whole genome shotgun sequence, the following proteins share a genomic window:
- the LOC120394504 gene encoding anoctamin-7-like isoform X3 translates to MAALPPWGLRVQPPPASPQEEMLSERKTIHYLKLSAPWDVLVFYAEELCLRAPLQAQPNPDWNSSAEVLRRLCIPNALHQHVPNKPADYYTCAFRRSKLDKFLGSDSRDSYFSNTQRHRIVYEILARTIYGKRKRAEIGINRLLNERVYGAAFPLHEGPFETPESEVPDEALNPRQVLYRFWAQWGCWYRYQPLDHIRQYFGEKIAIYFAWLGGLVPCRGRCVSSHSPPLASGRRGKDPRHARLHPCWLAGQSQPQWMDGRGNHLLLLEVHAVPVMSQRGAFPLPVLQEGHGPEGHEDAEENRPGVIKQVPDLQGHRTEGPHGLFTRRRSPFPLHMHCHLHRLHLTPLALLPTAPPAGAGVAGRSP, encoded by the exons ATGGCAGCTCTGCCCCCCTGGGGGCTCCGTGttcagccccctcctgcttccccgcaggaggagatgctgagcgAGCGGAAAACCATCCACTACCTGAAGCTGAGCGCCCCGTGGGACGTGCTGGTGTTCTACGCCGAGGAGCTGTGCCTGCGAGCGCCCCTGCAG GCCCAGCCCAACCCGGACTGGAACAGCTCCGCCGAGGTCCTGAGGAGACTCTGCATCCCCAACGCCCTGCACCAGCACGTCCCCAACAAGCCCGCGGACTATTACACCTGCGCCTTCCGCAGGTCCAAGCTGGACAA GTTCCTGGGCAGCGACTCCCGGGACTCCTACTTCAGCAACACGCAGAGACATCGCATC GTCTATGAGATCCTGGCTCGCACCATCTACGGGAAGCGGAAACGTGCCGAGATCGGGATCAACCGGCTGCTGAACGAGCGGGTGTACGGCGCTGCCTTCCCGCTGCACGAG GGCCCCTTCGAGACGCCTGAGTCTGAGGTCCCCGATGAAGCCCTGAACCCTCGCCAAGTCCTCTACCGCTTCTGGGCCCAGTGGGGCTGCTGGTACCGGTACCAGCCGCTGGATCACATCCGCCAGTACTTCGGGGAGAAGATTGCCATCTACTTCGCCTGGCTGG GCGGCCTCGTTCCCTGCAGGGGGAGGTGTGtatccagccacagcccccctctggcctcagggaggagagggaaggatccCCGACACGCACGCCTGCACCCATGCTGGCTAGCTGGGCAGAGCCAACCACAGTGGATGGATGGTCGTGggaaccacctcctcctcctggaaGTCCATGCAGTCCCAGTGATGAGCCAGCGTGGCGCTTTTCCTCTTCCAGTACTCCAGGAAGGTCACGGCCCAGAAGGACATGAAGACGCTGAAGAAAACCGTCCCGGGGTGATCAAACAGGTACCCGACCTGCAGGGGCACAGAACAGAGGGGCCACACGGCCTCTTCACCAGACGCAGAAGCCCGTTCCCCCTGCACATGCATTGCCATCTTCACCGCCTCCATCTCACACCTCTAGCCTTGCTCcctacagcgcctcctgctggcgcGGGGGTAGCTGGACGCTCTCCTTGA